The window gCGCCTAAGACCAATAAACTATGTTAGCAAAATCCTCCCAGATAGTTTGGCCTTTACCCCAGCAGCTACCCCACCCCCGTCCCTCACAAAATGTGTCTCCATATTATTTGGCCCTTGGCATATTGTGCTGTCCcaccattttgttgtttttgttgttgttatcttGCTGGCATTTCATTTTAGTCCTGTTTTTTCTATGCTgttacttgtttttttttgtgtttaggtCAAAATTGCAACTGTGTATTATAGGATACATACATTTCTTGCCTTATTTTCTGCTGACAAGCCGCCTTTTTTTCTGGTCTGTTTTTTTATAGGTTATGTGTTTGGGGGAAGGACCAGAAATTGCGTGCGTAtcagtgtatgtgtgtgtgtgtgtgtgtaaaaaaaaGGGCGTCAAGGTGTTAGtgaattttattcaaatttgcCGCTAATCAAATGCTGCGTGAGAGGCATGACAAAAAGGAACCAAGAAAAGATCTTAACATCTACACCAATTCACTTGGGATGTGGGACGGAGACAAATTGGATTTGTTTATGACAAGAACTTTGAATAGATTTTCTCTCTTTACACAaatcatagcatacttttggtcCAATAATATCCATTTTCTATCTCAAACCAAATTTACATAAGTGCAAatcgatttaaaaaaaaatcaataaatttataatgGGCATTAAGATATGAAGAAAGTTTCCCTTTATTCCTTTTCAATTTCATGTTTTTAAGTTGGTCcgaaatcaaattaatttcattaagTTTTCCCATTGATGAATagagttttttaaaatttttgaaactaAGGTCTATCCTTGTTTTGTGCTGCCTGGAATAAATGACTAAATCATTCGATTTATTATAAACTTGTCCCATACCAGCAATGATTTATCTAGTTTTTGATTCAAAAACTTCTAAAATTGGGATAGCGAATAAAGAGTATAAACCGATAACCATGAAGACAGTATCCTTTAGAGTGATTTTGGTGGTGCTCTCATGATAAAGTCCTTTATTGGCATTAAGCAAAATCACAAACACATACAGCAAGTCCTTAGAGTTAAAGTTGTAGTTATAGATAGTTATTAGATGGTAGCCATATTTGATAacgtttaaaaaacaattgcaCTAAGTGTTAACAAGAACGTAACGAACAATTGAACTAGTTATTGAATCATTTTACTAGATTGTTGATCTAAAATTTCGAAGGAGTACTCCATTGTGGTGCGAGTGCGGCTGTGGTGTGATTTCGTTTTGTCTTGGGATGCCCCTCAATGCTTTTCCTCATACTCTATGTTGTTGCCTCATTCCAGCCAACCAACTGCCTCTGACGGCCTAAACGCGTTTACGCGGCTTGCCACGAAAAGCCGAAAGTCCAAAGAATTGTTTCCATTTGCGGAGATTGCCACGCGCAACCGCCAGACGTCGCCAGCTTCATTTGTCCGTCGCTGTGCCAGCAGGATTCGCCTCGCCACCATCATCATTAGCAGCTGCCGCAGcagctgcttctgcttctgcctGCTCAATAGCCTTGGCCGCACTGGGATCCGCAATGCTGCCAAAGTAATTGCCAGTGGGCTCAATGTCCACCACACGCTCCACATCGTCCAGTTTCGGTGGTGCTGGCACCGTGACCATGAGTATGCCATCGGCAGAGAACGTGGCCCTTGCCTGGGTGGCGTCGTAGTGCCGCGGCAGCTTGTAGGCCCGTGAAAATTCTCGGGTTATGCACAGTTGTCCCTTTTCGGCGCGATCATCGGACTGCTTGCCCTCCACACAGATGGTGTCACTGTTCTTGGCCTTCACCATCAGCTCGTTGAGCTGAAAATGATGGACATCCAGGACCACCTTGAATGTGCCACGACCGAGGGAATCCGGCTCAGTGCCCGTTTCGATGACCACACGGCCAACCAGACACGAGCCGTGGCACCAGGCTGTGTCGTCCATACGCAAATGGAAGTCCCTGGCACACACGTCCAGCTCGTGGGAGAGATAGTATCTACGCTGGCGGCACTTGGGCTCACCAGTGGACCAGTGACGCCGCGGCGGCCAGTGATAGTGAGCTCCGCCATGCTCGTGCTCGTGCTCCCAATCCCAGTCCCAGTGAATGGGCATGGTTTCGGTTGCGGTTTCGTTCGTTGTGTTCGTTGCACACGGAACAAACGCgttgatttttggcctaagTCACCAAAAAAACCGTTgtcctctgctctgctctACTCCACTCCAACTCAATAACTGAAAGCGAACAACTCAACAATCCGCTGGTAACACAACTGTACCTACTACTAGTCCTACCCAGAACCAGGTAGCAACTGTCACTGGGCTTTGCTATGAAATCCTTGCAATGCCGCGCATAAATTTCACAGTCTGAGCCTCCCTCTTCTCGCGTGCCACAAGTACGCATAAATtgccagccagtcagtcagtcagtcagtcaggaACTAGAGCGCAGCTTTGTTTGATCAATATATCCATATCCGTGCAGCAGAACTTTAGTCCCCACTCCTAGACTAATCCCACAACAGAATCAAATTCAATTCGTTTCAAGCTATTTTTGTTGCACAAATGGCGCCAATGGAATCGGAAACGAGTTGCAAACTATTATTGCAATAAAGCCAAATTATAAAGAAGATGATGGAGGACGTACTGGAGAGGGGGCCCACGACTAACCACAGACGCTACCATCAAGTTTATGCAACTAATTGTGGCATTGTCGCCTCACTCCTTTGGCGAGTTTAGCAAACTCACACAAGACACAAAGcgccaaaaagaaaacttgagAGACAAACATGGCAAATGAAACTAATGAAAATCGTGACCCCCATTCGGCACGTAGTCAATGTATCCCATACACAGCCGTATACAGGGTGCAACGTAAAGAGTTTAACAGTAAATATGATCGattaattgattaattaataatttaaagcagaatttgctttcttttcttttagattttaaaatgaaatggtTTGCTAAATCGTAAagaattaattttgttttcatatcAAAACCCCCTGTATTATCCTTAAGCAAAGTCCACATTTATCCTAGACAACGCCAATGTTGCGTTGTCAAGACAGTTTGGCtctttgtagttgtagttgcaATTGCTGTTGGCCCCGAGTTGAGccaatttgtaaaatatacgaaatatattttacttatGTCTCAGACAgggtgctggtgctggtggtggtggggggtGGGGTTTCTTCCTGCAATTTGGCTgctgaaattgaatttttgctttggcttttaaacaagtttgacaaatttttttgTGCTAGCTAGCCAAAAGTGACTTCTATGTGACAACACAGTGGAGGAGGGATGTGTGTCCAATGGGTTTGCAAAGGATAAAATTGCATTGAAGTTAAAGCGTCAAATGTGCGTGCTTATCTAggacaagaaagaaaaagatgTCTCATCTTTGACTTTTGTGTTTACAGAGAGTCTCAACGAGATGaaactgaaattgaaaactAAAGCCAACCGGTTTCTTACTTATTTTTTACACATGATTGCAAATGACGCCAATTCCACTTCCACTCTCCATTCACGTGTTTAAGAAATTAACAAGAGTTTGCTAtgtaaaatcaaaaattggGAAAACCTTTTATAACTTGCTGTGAGAGCTAATTGCCTTTTAGTTCGGAATTGTGTCTATAGCCGTTTACATCCCGTGTGTCTAGTCAATTCAGGATATTCGCAGAAAAGTAAGTCTAGAGCAAGGAGTGTGGAGATAGAAGtccaacaaacaaactaaaaacaaaacaaatatttactcAAAAAACGCCTTGGGCaaagtttaaaataaataatgttaTTAACGCCTTGTTTCAACACTTAATCGTCAGTCGAAGAAGTTTGAGTTAGCACTTTCCTTCCCTGTGGCCTTCAGCAAAGAAAACTCAATTAGACATACATTAGGATTGGGATTACTTAACATATATTCATTTTCACGGAGTGCTTGAGTGCCTTGGCCCAGTTAGTCAAGGATGCGTAGCCATATCTAGGGTATTAAGGTGATTGAAAAGTAATTCCATTGATTAATTTGACCTTGGTTGCACTCAGCCACATCAGagtcatcttcatcatcatcagggGAATCTCAACTCGATGGATCTGAATCGAACATTTCGTGTAGGGAAAATCACTTCCGCTGATTTCAATTAGGTGGATATGCGTATTTACCTAGAAGAACTCAATGACGACAGTTTCGACCTTGCTGGCACACATGTTTCTCGATGATAAATTACATTTCTCCTAGTGCTGCCTGTGCTCCTCtgctcctccttctcctcctctgCACCCGTTGGCAGTGAAATCAagcattaaaaatttacttaCTTCCGGTTATTTTAGTACGCAAAAGTAAAGTCAACCAAAAACTAACTAGAAGATGGGAGAAGTAGATGTACGATTGGATGGACCGACCATCAGACGATGGGATGAATGGACGGATGGACCTAATGTTTAGTCGTTTGTGTAATGCGAAGTTAGTAAATGTCCAAATGAATGACTTCACTTCACTTTAGTTAAAATATTTACTCATATTGTGAGATCCCCTCGCCCATTCCATCCCTAAAAATGGGTACACGATGGGAACATGTGTTTGTGGCTTTTTGTACAGCCAGCAATTTTTTACACATCAATGCGTACAAGTGGCCCAGGCAAGGGACCGAGAACCATGTCCATGCCCTTTAGCATACGAATGTGGATATGGATATGGCTGTGGATGTTGAGGATGTTGATGTGGATGCAGCAGACATTGGCGGCTGTGGCACGTGTAGAAGACCTCTGTGCATATGCATAGTTAAAGTAATCAGAAGTTCGTTTGAAGAATTCAAACCCCATGTAAAAGGGTTCCTCAAACTAGTTATGTGAAttgtttttctaaaaagggTTTATTTCTAAATTGACTGAGGGTAGAATCTGGCCAATCAAAACATTCAATATTATAACTGCAGGTTAAAGCACATATTCAGGAAGTCTTTTCCCATTTACGAGGagtgtttatttttggttagTTATGTTATGACTTGACTTTGTTAAACTCAAAATAGAAACTTAACTCTTGCACTCTCCGAATCATTTTTATTCATGCAAGAAATTTTCAACGGTGAAGACAGACAATACAATTTAACCAATTCAACTCTGTTTTTGCGATAAAGAATGCATAAAATTTGGATATCAATTGACCTAGCTCACCTTTAACCTAGATTCAAGAAGTGGGCCACAATTGAACCCAGTCGTATATAGGAGTTTATTAAAGAGCAGGAATTGAGGAAAATATGTTGTTTATGCAACCTCAGGCATTGAATGACTCTATGATGGTATTTTACTTTTGCCATTCATGCAACACATTTAAACTTTCTGCTGCCGTTCTCTTTGGTTTGGGGTGGGGGCAAATTGTCAAGGCAACATGGTCCGTTAGTCGGATAGAAAGGGCTGGGGATCGGGTCTCCTATTCCGACCGACCCTTAGTTGAAATAAGTTGCCACCCCTAACGGCATTGCAGTTGCCCAAGTAACAACCTCTCGTTAGTTACGGCCATATGGTTTTTATGTAATACGCGAAATATCTCAAAAAAGGCTCCAAAAGCTCCAAGCTTAAAGTGGAGAAGTTTCAGTATCACATGTGTCCTGCCCTTAAGTTTATGATCAATCATTTGGCTAGGCTCGCTGCGGTTACATCGActcactgactgactgacggTGCGTGTATgaccgtgtgtgtgtgtgtatctgacAAATCTTTATCTCTTTCCTCTtccttttttactttttgggaGTGTAGGGAGGGAGGGTGGCTTGACTTATTTATCCTTTTTCGtcgtttcatttttattttgccagCCATTTTTATGTCATGTTTATTGATGTGTAAAAGTCATAAAgtcaaattgaacacttgTGCCGGAAAGCATTCCAGCGACTCCCCCCATTCCGCTCCGGTCTACGGTTACCGCAGAagattttctatctctttGCCCTTCCTTACCCTTCCTGCTACTCCCTCTGggtttttatttcgttttaataaaattttgtgtCAACCAAAGAGGAGGACAACGTTTGAAGTCGGTTGGTCCAGTAtgtacacactcacactcacacacacagctgAATAGTGCTGGATTTCTAAAGAGAAGCTTTGACTTACCTCGTTGCCTTGGTGGCATTGACGCTGGCTCCATCTTTGAACCACTGAAATTGCATGCGTGATGAGCCCTGGGCTGTGCAGGATATGATAAACTCACTGTCCTCACGCACGGCTGCCTGCGGTTGATTGACACTCAGCTCCTGTAATGAAAGCGGAGACAGAAAGTAAAGGCTGTGAGACAATGGTTCACTAA is drawn from Drosophila willistoni isolate 14030-0811.24 chromosome 2R unlocalized genomic scaffold, UCI_dwil_1.1 Seg167, whole genome shotgun sequence and contains these coding sequences:
- the LOC6651779 gene encoding heat shock protein 23, which encodes MPIHWDWDWEHEHEHGGAHYHWPPRRHWSTGEPKCRQRRYYLSHELDVCARDFHLRMDDTAWCHGSCLVGRVVIETGTEPDSLGRGTFKVVLDVHHFQLNELMVKAKNSDTICVEGKQSDDRAEKGQLCITREFSRAYKLPRHYDATQARATFSADGILMVTVPAPPKLDDVERVVDIEPTGNYFGSIADPSAAKAIEQAEAEAAAAAAANDDGGEANPAGTATDK